From the genome of Impatiens glandulifera chromosome 9, dImpGla2.1, whole genome shotgun sequence, one region includes:
- the LOC124915078 gene encoding N-terminal acetyltransferase B complex auxiliary subunit NAA25-like isoform X1: MASKVGLAGGIPERRVRPIWDSIDSRQFKNALKLSASLLSKYPNSPYAIALKALVLERMGKNEEALSVCLNAKKLLHATDSVLIDDLTLNTLQIVFQRLDHLDLATGCYEHACTKYPNNPELMMGLFNCYVREYSFVKQQQIAIKMYKIGGEEMFLLWAVCSIQLQVLCGKGEDKLLLLAEGLLKKHINSHSLHEPEALIVYISLLEQQSKFKDALEVLSGNLGSLIMIEVDRLRVKGRLLARAGDYAAAADVFQKVLELCPDDWECFLHYLGCLLEDGSCWPNTLDSDLSYPRKYLDSNFSHLTEEIFDSRISNASVFVQKLLEESKEGYIRGPHLALIEIERRKALFGKGNDDKLIEAVMRYFSRFGHLASFTSDVEPFVQILSPGKKAEFTKKLTENMEPTIATAKELLGKSITVFKIQELVGTYFNLPTDDLVRLASQMVDLYYKNLPLSKDLDPQDNVLGEELLSLVSNILVQLFWRTKQLGYLVEAIMILEFGLTVRRYVGQYKIMLLHLYSHWGALPLAYQWYKSLDVKNILLETVSHHILPQMLFSPLWIDLNDLLSNYLKFMDDHFRESADLTFLAYRHRNYSKVIEFIQFKEKLQCSSQYLVAKIEAPILQLKQHSDNFEEEEHILENMKCGSEFIELSNKMGSKTLTFNEDLQSRPWWTPTCDKNYLLEPYQGVSYCPKENLDRQIRQTQVHTQKSIEKRSLLPRMIYLSIRCASSSSSSSVKENVEANGSVPDTRIPLELKALLERYTEFLGFPFQDAVELLVEISSGEKSLEAIRPDLIDWVNFAVFLNAWNLSANELKQNIWNMVKSLIERYILEEIESIGSVVSSPGSNLPTVIQLVSESFSWHSLIIQAYVRSSLIPSGKKKKKGPPPPSEQQLVTSPNCSEGIRDSIESLSRLIEKVSQWLKENISNLDEKSLEVVLSSIQTKDQSGGGPGKVLEVLETSISLMSEVELGVQISQAVKSWSRVEVARRMVKGHHTVLLEFLRICESKVKSLRALKSHL; encoded by the exons ATGGCGTCCAAGGTCGGCTTGGCCGGCGGCATACCTGAGCGTCGAGTTCGGCCTATATGGGACTCTATCGATTCTCGCCAATTCAAGAATGCTTTGAAGCTATCTGCTTCTCTACTATCCAAATATCCAAATTCCCCCTACGCCATt GCTCTTAAGGCTCTTGTTTTGGAGAGGATGGGCAAAAATGAGGAAGCGTTATCAGTATGCCTAAATGCGAAGAAACTGTTACATGCAACCGACTCTGTATTAATTGATGATCTGACTCTCAACACATTGCAGATTGTATTTCAACGGCTTGATCATT TGGACTTGGCTACGGGCTGTTATGAGCATGCTTGTACGAAGTACCCAAATAATCCGGAATTGATGATGGGACTTTTCAACTGTTATGTCCGGGAATACTCTTTCGTGAAACAACAACAG ATTGCTATTAAAATGTACAAGATTGGGGGTGAAGAAATGTTCTTGCTATGGGCAGTTTGCAGCATTCAGTTACAG GTCTTATGTGGCAAGGGGGAAGATAAATTGTTGCTTTTGGCTGAAGGCTTACTTAAAAAGCATATTAATTCTCATAGTTTACATGAGCCAGAAG CTCTGATTGTATACATCTCTCTCTTGGAGCAACAATCTAAATTCAAGGATGCTTTGGAAGTTCTTTCTGGGAACTTAGGATCACTTATTATGATTGAAGTTGATAGGTTGCGTGTAAAG GGTAGGCTTCTTGCTCGAGCTGGGGATTATGCTGCCGCAGCGGATGTATTTCAGAAGGTCCTTGAGTTATG CCCTGATGACTGGGAGTGTTTCCTGCATTACCTAGGATGTTTGCTGGAGGATGGAAGTTGCTGGCCCAATACCCTTGACAGTGATTTGAGTTATCCCAGAAAGTATTTGGATAGCAACTTTTCACATTTGACGGAAGAAATA TTTGATTCACGTATATCAAATGCATCagtctttgtgcaaaagttaCTTGAAGAATCAAAAGAAGGTTATATAAGAGGTCCCCACTTGGCACTTATTGAGATTGAAAGGAGGAAGGCATTGTTTGGAAAAGGAAATGATGACAAATTAATTGAGGCTGTAATGAGATATTTCTCCAG GTTTGGACACTTGGCCAGCTTTACTTCTGATGTGGAGCCATTTGTCCAAATCTTGTCCCCTGGCAAGAAGGCAGAATTCACAAAGAAGTTGACAGAGAATATGGAGCCTACAATTGCTACAGCAAAAGAGTTGCTTGGGAAATCAATCACAGTTTTCAAGATACAAGAACTTGTTGGCACTTACTTTAATCTCCCAACAGATG ATCTTGTGCGTCTTGCTTCACAAATGGTGGATTTGTACTATAAGAACCTTCCGCTTTCCAAGGACTTGGATCCACAAGACAACGTGCTTGGTGAAGAGCTGCTATCTTTGGTCTCTAATATTTTGGTTCAG TTGTTTTGGCGCACAAAGCAACTTGGCTATCTGGTGGAGGCAATTATGATATTAGAGTTTGGTTTAACTGTTCGCAG GTATGTAGGGCAATACAAAATTATGTTGTTGCATCTTTATTCTCACTGGGGTGCCTTACCATTAGCTTATCAATG GTACAAGTCTTTGGACGTGAAGAATATCTTGCTAGAAACAGTTTCTCACCACATTTTGCCGCAGATGTTGTTTTCTCCTCTCTGGATAGATCTAAACGATCTTTTGAGCAATTATCTGAAATTCATGGATGACCATTTCAGAGAATCTGCAGACCTTACATTTCTTGCATATCGCCATCGGAATTATTCCAAA GTTATTGAATTCATTCAGTTCAAAGAAAAGCTGCAATGCTCCAGTCAGTATTTAGTTGCGAAGATTGAAGCCCCTATTCTTCAGCTAAAACAACATTcagataattttgaagaagaggAG CATATACTGGAAAACATGAAATGTGGCAGTGAATTTATTGAACTTTCAAATAAGATGGGAAGCAAAACTTTGACCTTCAACGAGGATCTGCAGTCACGACCCTGGTGGACCCCAACATGCGACAAAAATTATCTTCTAG AACCATATCAAGGAGTATCCTACTGCCCAAAGGAAAATTTG GACCGACAGATTAGGCAAACACAAGTACACACGCAAAAATCCATTGAGAAGAGATCTCTACTTCCAAGGATGATTTATCTGTCTATTCGATgtgcatcatcatcatcatcatcatctgttAAAGAGAATGTAGAAGCAAATGGCTCCGTTCCTGATACTAGAATCCCATTAGAGTTGAAGGCTTTACTTGAGCGTTACACAGAGTTCTTAGGGTTTCCTTTTCAGGATGCTGTTGAACTTCTTGTTGAAATTTCAAGTGGCGAGAAGTCTTTGGAG GCTATAAGGCCAGACCTGATTGACTGGGTTAACTTTGCTGTATTCTTGAATGCCTGGAATTTAAGTGCAAATGAGCTGAAGCAAAATATTTGGAACATGGTTAAGTCTCTGATAGAGAGGTATATCCTTGAGGAAATCGAATCGATAGGATCTGTGGTTTCATCTCCCGGATCTAATCTTCCTACTGTTATACAGTTGGTTAGTGAATCATTCTCTTGGCATAGTCTAATAATACAGGCCTATGTCCGCTCTTCTCTAATTCCATCtggaaaaaagaagaagaaagggcCGCCGCCGCCTTCAGAACAACAATTAGTGACTAGCCCTAATTGTTCTGAGGGAATTAGAGATTCAATTGAGTCATTGTCCAGGTTGATTGAAAAGGTTAGCCAATGGCTGAAGGAAAATATTAGTAACCTTGACGAGAAAAGCTTGGAAGTAGTACTTTCTTCTATTCAGACAAAGGATCAGAGCGGAGGAGGACCTGGGAAGGTTTTGGAAGTTCTAGAAACTTCCATATCGTTGATGAGTGAAGTAGAACTCGGCGTTCAAATTTCTCAGGCAGTTAAGTCGTGGAGTCGTGTTGAGGTTGCAAGAAGAATGGTGAAGGGTCACCATACGGTTCTATTGGAGTTTCTTCGGATCTGTGAATCAAAAGTTAAATCACTGCGAGCATTGAAATCGCACCTataa
- the LOC124914030 gene encoding sorting nexin 2B-like, which yields MMGPENHHSLEEARLYASKEQMESLVIDDSLSDKSNVDFRSAMTTLSDSHSSHPLSSPIVTTPADRDPLISPPIPRDNKKPTFSGNSYIEPPSYADVVFGPLGTRDDDDGEQVNGVQSPRRDELEKSRDFSRSSSMRSDFLKITVSNPQKEVDSSNSIVPGGNTYITYLITTKTNLPEYGGSDFVVRRRFRDVVTLADRLSEGYRGLFVPPRPDKNVVESQVMQKQEFVEQRRIGLEKYLRRLASHPEIRKSDELRVFLQVQGKLPLLSSTDVASRMLDGAVKLPKQLFRDSAGVIAPEDAVQPAKGGRDLLRIFRELKQSVVIDWGGSRPAVEEEDKEFLAKKEKLHTLEHQLNDASKQAEVFVKAQEDLGETMGEMGLAFIKLTKFENEQAVFNTQRTRATQMKNLATVSIKASRLQRELNAQTVKHLDTLHEYLGLMLAAQNAFSDRSSALLTVQTLLSDLSSLQSRSVKLESAASKIFGGDRSRVQKIEEIKEAVRVTEDAKNCAIREYDRIKENNKTEITRFEKERKVDFVNMVKGFVVSQVAYNEKIGEEWSKVVQDTAVYAKESM from the exons ATGATGGGGCCGGAGAATCACCATAGCCTCGAAGAAGCTCGGCTTTACGCATCGAAGGAGCAGATGGAGAGTTTAGTAATCGACGATTCTCTTTCTGATAAGTCCAATGTTGATTTCAGAAGTGCGATGACGACTCTATCAGATTCTCATTCATCTCATCCTCTATCATCTCCCATTGTTACAACACCTGCTGATCGCGATCCGCTTATTTCTCCGCCGATTCCCAGGGACAACAAAAAGCCTACCTTTTCCGGAAATTCTTATATTGAGCCGCCGTCCTACGCCGACGTTGTTTTTGGTCCCCTTGGAACTcgcgatgatgatgatggagaGCAGGTCAATGGTGTGCAGAGCCCTAGGCGGGATGAATTGGAGAAATCGAGGGATTTTTCGAGATCATCATCGATGAGATCGGATTTTTTGAAGATTACGGTGTCAAACCCTCAAAAGGAAGTGGATTCTTCGAATTCGATTGTTCCAGGTGGGAACACTTATATTACGTACTTGATAACGACGAAGACGAATCTGCCGGAGTACGGGGGATCTGATTTTGTAGTGCGGAGGAGGTTCAGGGATGTTGTTACTTTAGCGGATCGTTTGAGCGAGGGTTATCGAGGTCTTTTTGTTCCTCCAAGACCTGATAAAAATGTAGTCGAGAGTCAAGTGATGCAAAAGCAGGAATTTGTGGAGCAAAGAAGAATTGGATTAGAGAAATACCTTAGAAGATTGGCATCGCATCCGGAGATCAGGAAGAGCGACGAGTTGAGGGTTTTTTTGCAGGTTCAGGGAAAACTACCATTGCTGTCAAGTACAGATGTTGCTTCGAGGATGCTTGATGGTGCTGTGAAGCTCCCAAAACAGTTGTTTAGGGATTCTGCTGGAGTGATCGCCCCAGAAGATGCAGTTCAGCCTGCAAAAGGAGGAAGAGACTTATTAAGGATTTTCAGGGAGCTAAAGCAGTCAGTCGTAATCGATTGGGGTGGTTCAAGACCTGCCGTAGAGGAGGAAGACAAGGAATTTCTAGCTAAGAAAGAGAAGCTGCATACTCTTGAGCACCAACTTAATGATGCTTCTAAGCAG GCTGAAGTGTTTGTGAAAGCTCAAGAAGATCTTGGTGAAACAATGGGGGAGATGGGATTAGCTTTTATTAAGTTGACAAAGTTCGAGAATGAGCAAGCGGTGTTTAACACGCAACGAACTCGGGCCACTCAAATGAAAAATCTCGCCACTGTTTCTATCAAAGCAAGTAGATTGCAAAGGGAATTAAATGCACAGACAGTCAAGCATTTG GACACGTTACATGAATACTTGGGTCTCATGTTGGCTGCCCAGAATGCTTTCTCAGATAGATCAAGTGCTCTGTTAACTGTGCAAACACTTCTATCAGACTTGTCTTCTTTGCAATCAAGATCTGTGAAGCTGGAAAGTGCTGCCTCCAAGATATTTGGTGGTGACAGGTCAAGGGTTCAGAAAATAGAAGAGATTAAAGAAGCTGTCCGAGTCACTGAGGATGCTAAAAACTGTGCAATCAGAGAATATGACAGAATAAAG GAAAATAACAAGACTGAAATAACGAGGtttgagaaagaaagaaaggttGATTTTGTGAATATGGTGAAGGGATTCGTCGTTAGTCAG GTGGCATACAATGAGAAAATTGGAGAAGAATGGTCAAAGGTTGTGCAGGACACTGCTGTGTATGCAAAAGAGAGCATGTAA
- the LOC124915698 gene encoding uncharacterized protein LOC124915698 gives MGNSLRCCLACVLPCGALDLIRIVHLNGTVEEFTSPVTAGEVIKNNPNHVLSKPSSQGVVRRILILSPETELKRGSFYFLIPESSLPENKKRRLQKKSLNDNKDAKKHEYSIPEEADRFLTPIKSEKKSSSRRDRKSGRVGVWRPHLESILED, from the coding sequence ATGGGAAACAGTTTAAGATGTTGTTTGGCTTGCGTCCTACCCTGCGGAGCTCTTGATTTGATCCGTATAGTTCACTTGAACGGAACTGTCGAGGAATTCACCAGTCCGGTCACTGCCGGAGAGGTAATCAAGAACAACCCAAATCACGTTCTCAGCAAACCCTCCTCCCAAGGAGTCGTTCGCCGAATTCTCATTCTCTCGCCGGAAACAGAGCTCAAGAGAGGCAGCTTCTATTTCCTCATACCGGAGTCTTCCTTGCCGGAAAACAAAAAACGTCGCCTTCAAAAGAAGTCTCTTAATGACAACAAAGACGCAAAGAAACATGAGTACAGTATCCCAGAAGAAGCTGATCGTTTCTTGACCCCAATTAAGTCGGAGAAGAAGTCGTCCTCTCGTCGGGACCGGAAAAGCGGTCGCGTCGGAGTATGGAGACCGCATCTGGAGAGCATATTGGAAGATTGA
- the LOC124915078 gene encoding N-terminal acetyltransferase B complex auxiliary subunit NAA25-like isoform X2, translating to MMGLFNCYVREYSFVKQQQIAIKMYKIGGEEMFLLWAVCSIQLQVLCGKGEDKLLLLAEGLLKKHINSHSLHEPEALIVYISLLEQQSKFKDALEVLSGNLGSLIMIEVDRLRVKGRLLARAGDYAAAADVFQKVLELCPDDWECFLHYLGCLLEDGSCWPNTLDSDLSYPRKYLDSNFSHLTEEIFDSRISNASVFVQKLLEESKEGYIRGPHLALIEIERRKALFGKGNDDKLIEAVMRYFSRFGHLASFTSDVEPFVQILSPGKKAEFTKKLTENMEPTIATAKELLGKSITVFKIQELVGTYFNLPTDDLVRLASQMVDLYYKNLPLSKDLDPQDNVLGEELLSLVSNILVQLFWRTKQLGYLVEAIMILEFGLTVRRYVGQYKIMLLHLYSHWGALPLAYQWYKSLDVKNILLETVSHHILPQMLFSPLWIDLNDLLSNYLKFMDDHFRESADLTFLAYRHRNYSKVIEFIQFKEKLQCSSQYLVAKIEAPILQLKQHSDNFEEEEHILENMKCGSEFIELSNKMGSKTLTFNEDLQSRPWWTPTCDKNYLLEPYQGVSYCPKENLDRQIRQTQVHTQKSIEKRSLLPRMIYLSIRCASSSSSSSVKENVEANGSVPDTRIPLELKALLERYTEFLGFPFQDAVELLVEISSGEKSLEAIRPDLIDWVNFAVFLNAWNLSANELKQNIWNMVKSLIERYILEEIESIGSVVSSPGSNLPTVIQLVSESFSWHSLIIQAYVRSSLIPSGKKKKKGPPPPSEQQLVTSPNCSEGIRDSIESLSRLIEKVSQWLKENISNLDEKSLEVVLSSIQTKDQSGGGPGKVLEVLETSISLMSEVELGVQISQAVKSWSRVEVARRMVKGHHTVLLEFLRICESKVKSLRALKSHL from the exons ATGATGGGACTTTTCAACTGTTATGTCCGGGAATACTCTTTCGTGAAACAACAACAG ATTGCTATTAAAATGTACAAGATTGGGGGTGAAGAAATGTTCTTGCTATGGGCAGTTTGCAGCATTCAGTTACAG GTCTTATGTGGCAAGGGGGAAGATAAATTGTTGCTTTTGGCTGAAGGCTTACTTAAAAAGCATATTAATTCTCATAGTTTACATGAGCCAGAAG CTCTGATTGTATACATCTCTCTCTTGGAGCAACAATCTAAATTCAAGGATGCTTTGGAAGTTCTTTCTGGGAACTTAGGATCACTTATTATGATTGAAGTTGATAGGTTGCGTGTAAAG GGTAGGCTTCTTGCTCGAGCTGGGGATTATGCTGCCGCAGCGGATGTATTTCAGAAGGTCCTTGAGTTATG CCCTGATGACTGGGAGTGTTTCCTGCATTACCTAGGATGTTTGCTGGAGGATGGAAGTTGCTGGCCCAATACCCTTGACAGTGATTTGAGTTATCCCAGAAAGTATTTGGATAGCAACTTTTCACATTTGACGGAAGAAATA TTTGATTCACGTATATCAAATGCATCagtctttgtgcaaaagttaCTTGAAGAATCAAAAGAAGGTTATATAAGAGGTCCCCACTTGGCACTTATTGAGATTGAAAGGAGGAAGGCATTGTTTGGAAAAGGAAATGATGACAAATTAATTGAGGCTGTAATGAGATATTTCTCCAG GTTTGGACACTTGGCCAGCTTTACTTCTGATGTGGAGCCATTTGTCCAAATCTTGTCCCCTGGCAAGAAGGCAGAATTCACAAAGAAGTTGACAGAGAATATGGAGCCTACAATTGCTACAGCAAAAGAGTTGCTTGGGAAATCAATCACAGTTTTCAAGATACAAGAACTTGTTGGCACTTACTTTAATCTCCCAACAGATG ATCTTGTGCGTCTTGCTTCACAAATGGTGGATTTGTACTATAAGAACCTTCCGCTTTCCAAGGACTTGGATCCACAAGACAACGTGCTTGGTGAAGAGCTGCTATCTTTGGTCTCTAATATTTTGGTTCAG TTGTTTTGGCGCACAAAGCAACTTGGCTATCTGGTGGAGGCAATTATGATATTAGAGTTTGGTTTAACTGTTCGCAG GTATGTAGGGCAATACAAAATTATGTTGTTGCATCTTTATTCTCACTGGGGTGCCTTACCATTAGCTTATCAATG GTACAAGTCTTTGGACGTGAAGAATATCTTGCTAGAAACAGTTTCTCACCACATTTTGCCGCAGATGTTGTTTTCTCCTCTCTGGATAGATCTAAACGATCTTTTGAGCAATTATCTGAAATTCATGGATGACCATTTCAGAGAATCTGCAGACCTTACATTTCTTGCATATCGCCATCGGAATTATTCCAAA GTTATTGAATTCATTCAGTTCAAAGAAAAGCTGCAATGCTCCAGTCAGTATTTAGTTGCGAAGATTGAAGCCCCTATTCTTCAGCTAAAACAACATTcagataattttgaagaagaggAG CATATACTGGAAAACATGAAATGTGGCAGTGAATTTATTGAACTTTCAAATAAGATGGGAAGCAAAACTTTGACCTTCAACGAGGATCTGCAGTCACGACCCTGGTGGACCCCAACATGCGACAAAAATTATCTTCTAG AACCATATCAAGGAGTATCCTACTGCCCAAAGGAAAATTTG GACCGACAGATTAGGCAAACACAAGTACACACGCAAAAATCCATTGAGAAGAGATCTCTACTTCCAAGGATGATTTATCTGTCTATTCGATgtgcatcatcatcatcatcatcatctgttAAAGAGAATGTAGAAGCAAATGGCTCCGTTCCTGATACTAGAATCCCATTAGAGTTGAAGGCTTTACTTGAGCGTTACACAGAGTTCTTAGGGTTTCCTTTTCAGGATGCTGTTGAACTTCTTGTTGAAATTTCAAGTGGCGAGAAGTCTTTGGAG GCTATAAGGCCAGACCTGATTGACTGGGTTAACTTTGCTGTATTCTTGAATGCCTGGAATTTAAGTGCAAATGAGCTGAAGCAAAATATTTGGAACATGGTTAAGTCTCTGATAGAGAGGTATATCCTTGAGGAAATCGAATCGATAGGATCTGTGGTTTCATCTCCCGGATCTAATCTTCCTACTGTTATACAGTTGGTTAGTGAATCATTCTCTTGGCATAGTCTAATAATACAGGCCTATGTCCGCTCTTCTCTAATTCCATCtggaaaaaagaagaagaaagggcCGCCGCCGCCTTCAGAACAACAATTAGTGACTAGCCCTAATTGTTCTGAGGGAATTAGAGATTCAATTGAGTCATTGTCCAGGTTGATTGAAAAGGTTAGCCAATGGCTGAAGGAAAATATTAGTAACCTTGACGAGAAAAGCTTGGAAGTAGTACTTTCTTCTATTCAGACAAAGGATCAGAGCGGAGGAGGACCTGGGAAGGTTTTGGAAGTTCTAGAAACTTCCATATCGTTGATGAGTGAAGTAGAACTCGGCGTTCAAATTTCTCAGGCAGTTAAGTCGTGGAGTCGTGTTGAGGTTGCAAGAAGAATGGTGAAGGGTCACCATACGGTTCTATTGGAGTTTCTTCGGATCTGTGAATCAAAAGTTAAATCACTGCGAGCATTGAAATCGCACCTataa
- the LOC124913912 gene encoding exocyst complex component EXO70B1-like: protein MADNGDEKLVAVARQIAKSLGNNGDTMTDDILQIFSKFDDRLREKLVENLNDDRNNPRTWEHTLKSLERQISRYVSADHPIWSDSADAASFLDYVDELLAVVRDLNPMAGDKSVSSYLHRAEDLLHQSMFRLEDEFRSLMDRGSDSFDLLHRNGESNYSSDDEVDDGQDYQIPVARPLVDYDIFIDALPTAIINDLHEIAARMVTAGYRKECSHAYSTCRREFLEESFSRLGFQRLSVEEVQKMPWSELEDEIERWIKASNVALRILYPSERRLCDRVFFGFSSASDLAFMEVCRGSATQLLNFAEAIAGSRSPERLFKVLDVYETIRDLLPEFEVIFSDQYCLFLRNEAISIWKRLGESIRGIFMELENLVRCDPPKAPISGGGFHPITRYVMNYLRAACRSRETLEQVFEEIMLSSTEQSLLHPSYMLSDQMTCIMELLESNLEAKSKIYGDPALCSIFMVNNGNYIVQKARDSELGALLGNDWIRKQQAKIRQYLGNYQRSSWSKIIGLLKSGGSPSRTMREKLKSFNNYFEEICRSQSGWVMYDEQLRRDLISSIASHLSSAYRSFLGRLQGIPEMGKHIKYGVEDVEAQIEKLFQGGSSSGSSGKKRETK, encoded by the exons ATGGCTGACAACGGCGATGAGAAGCTCGTAGCGGTTGCCCGCCAAATCGCTAAGTCTCTTGGTAACAACGGTGACACAATGACCGATGATATACTCCAGATTTTCTCCAAGTTTGATGATCGTCTACGCGAGAAGCTTGTGGAAAACTTGAACGACGACCGGAACAACCCGAGGACGTGGGAACACACTCTCAAGTCATTAGAACGTCAGATCTCTCGATATGTCTCCGCTGACCATCCAATCTGGTCTGATTCAGCCGACGCTGCTTCATTCCTTGACTACGTTGACGAACTTCTAGCCGTGGTCCGCGACTTGAATCCTATGGCCGGCGACAAGTCCGTTTCCTCCTATCTTCATCGCGCGGAAGACTTGTTGCACCAATCCATGTTTCGTCTAGAAGATGAATTCAGATCTCTAATGGATCGAGGTTCCGATTCCTTCGATTTGCTTCATCGAAACGGCGAATCCAACTATTCTTCAGACGACGAAGTTGATGATGGACAAGATTATCAGATCCCGGTAGCCCGTCCTTTAGTTGACTATGATATCTTCATTGACGCGCTTCCGACGGCGATAATAAACGACCTTCACGAGATCGCGGCGCGGATGGTCACCGCCGGCTACAGGAAGGAGTGCTCACACGCTTACAGTACTTGTCGAAGAGAATTCCTCGAAGAGAGTTTCTCGAGGCTAGGGTTTCAAAGGCTGAGCGTTGAGGAGGTGCAGAAGATGCCTTGGTCTGAATTAGAGGACGAGATTGAGCGTTGGATCAAGGCTTCCAACGTAGCTCTTCGCATCCTTTATCCAAGCGAACGCCGCCTCTGCGACCGCGTCTTCTTCGGCTTCTCATCCGCCTCTGATCTAGCCTTCATGGAAGTCTGTCGAGGATCAGCTACTCAGCTCCTCAACTTCGCCGAGGCTATTGCTGGCAGCAGATCGCCGGAGCGCCTGTTCAAAGTCCTCGATGTTTACGAAACAATCCGTGATCTATTGCCGGAATTTGAGGTAATTTTCTCTGATCAATACTGTCTCTTCTTACGTAACGAAGCCATCTCGATCTGGAAACGATTGGGAGAATCAATTAGGGGCATTTTCATGGAGCTTGAGAATCTAGTACGTTGTGATCCCCCCAAGGCTCCTATTAGTGGAGGCGGATTCCATCCCATCACGAGATACGTGATGAACTATCTGCGAGCGGCTTGTCGTTCTAGGGAAACCCTAGAACAGGTTTTTGAGGAGATCATGTTATCCTCAACCGAACAATCCTTATTGCATCCTTCTTATATGTTATCAGACCAAATGACATGTATAATGGAGTTGCTGGAGAGTAATTTAGAGGCCAAGTCGAAGATTTACGGAGATCCAGCCTTATGTTCAATTTTCATGGTGAACAACGGAAACTACATAGTTCAGAAGGCAAGAGACAGCGAATTAGGTGCTCTGCTCGGCAATGATTGGATCAGAAAGCAGCAGGCGAAGATCCGGCAGTACCTGGGAAACTACCAAAGAAGCTCGTGGAGTAAGATAATCGGGTTGCTGAAGTCGGGCGGGTCTCCATCTAGGACAATGAGAGAAAAACTAAAGtctttcaataattattttgaggAGATATGCCGATCTCAGTCAGGATGGGTCATGTACGATGAGCAGCTGAGGAGGGATCTGATAAGTTCAATCGCGAGCCATTTGTCGTCTGCTTATAGGAGCTTCTTGGGGAGGCTGCAAGGCATTCCAGAGATGGGGAAGCATATAAAGTATGGGGTGGAGGATGTTGAAGCTCAAATTGAGAAGCTTTTCCAAGGAGGTAGTTCATCTGGATCATCAGGAAAGAAAAGGGAAACCAA GTAG
- the LOC124916279 gene encoding bidirectional sugar transporter SWEET5-like: protein MALSREGIRNLVGIIGNVISFCLFMSPLPTFIAIWRAKSVQKFKPDPYLATLLNCAMWVFYAMPFVHPDALLVGTINGIGFVVELAYVIFYFSFAGMKKRKMITVALSVGLAFMVFIIAITMIVFHTTTYRSLIVGTICVVLNVVMYASPLTIMSQVIKTKSVKYMPFWISFTNFVNAVIWLVYALIKFDLYVAIPNGLGTFFGATQLILYSTYYKSTNWDEDDDKPSNIEMPTREIE, encoded by the exons ATGGCTTTGAGCAGAGAAGGCATTCGCAACCTTGTAGGAATTATAG GAAATGTTATATCTTTCTGCCTCTTCATGTCTCCACT ACCAACTTTCATAGCTATTTGGAGGGCAAAATCAGTTCAAAAGTTCAAGCCAGATCCATACCTTGCAACTCTACTAAATTGCGCTATGTGGGTTTTCTATGCAATGCCCTTTGTTCACCCAGATGCCCTTTTGGTAGGAACCATAAATGGCATCGGATTTGTCGTTGAGTTAGCTTATGTTATCTTCTACTTCTCCTTCGCTGGCATGAAAAAACGC AAGATGATCACAGTTGCCCTTAGCGTTGGACTTGCTTTTATGGTCTTCATAATTGCCATTACTATGATCGTTTTCCACACCACCACGTATAGGTCCTTGATTGTTGGAACAATTTGTGTGGTATTGAATGTGGTCATGTACGCTTCTCCACTAACGATCATG AGCCAAGTGATCAAGACCAAGAGCGTTAAATACATGCCCTTTTGGATTTCCTTCACAAATTTCGTTAATGCAGTCATTTGGTTGGTTTATGCTCTCATTAAGTTTGATCTCTACGTCGCA ATTCCTAATGGTTTGGGAACCTTCTTTGGTGCCACGCAACTGATTCTCTATTCTACATATTACAAATCGACCAACTGGGATGAGGATGATGACAAGCCATCTAACATTGAAATGCCCACCCGCGAAATCGAGTAA